CCCCGGCGCTGGCCGCGGGCAACACGGTGGTCCTCAAGCCGTCCGACACGACACCGGCCTCGACGCTGCTGCTGGCGGAGATCGCCGCCGAGTTCCTGCCGCCGGGCGTGTTCAACGTCGTGTGCGGCGACCGCGACAGCGGCCGGGCGCTGGTGGAGCACCCGATCCCGCAGATGGTGTCGATCACCGGCTCGGTCCGGGCGGGCATGGAGGTCGCCGCCTCCGCCGCCAAGGACCTCAAGCGCGTCCATCTCGAACTGGGCGGCAAGGCCCCGGTCGTGGTGTTCGACGACGCCGACATCGAGAGCGCCGCCGCGGGCATCGCGGGGGCCGGGTTCTTCAACGCCGGCCAGGACTGCACCGCCGCCACCCGCGTGCTGGTGAACGAGCGGCTGGCCGGAGACTTCACCGCCGCCCTCACCGAGCAGGCGAAGAACACCAAGGTCGGCGCGCCGAGCATGGCCGACGCCGACTTCGGCCCCGTCAACAACGCGAACCAGCTCGCCCGCGTCGAGGGCTTCGTGGACCGTACGCCCGGCCACGCCGAGGTCACCGCCGGCGGAGGCCGGGTGACCGGAGCCGGGTACGACGGCGGGTACTTCTTCGCCCCCACCGTCGTCAGCGGTCTGAAGCAGGACGACGAGATGGTCCAGAACGAGATCTTCGGCCCCGTCATCACGGTGCAGACCTTCAGCGACGAGGACCAGGCCGTGGCCTGGGCCAACGGGGTCAAGTACGGACTGTCGGCCAGCGTCTGGACCAAGGACCACGGCCGCGCCATGCGGATGACCCGCCGCCTGGACTTCGGGGCCGTCTGGGTCAACACCCACATCCCGTTCGTGTCGGAGATGCCGCACGGCGGCTTCAAGCACTCCGGCTACGGCAAGGACCTCTCGATGTACGGCTTCGAGGACTACACCCGCATCAAGCACGTCATGCATTACATCGGCGACTGACCCCATCCCCAGGGGCGGCACCGTCCCTGGGCCACATCTCAATACGCGGACCCCCGTCCGCGGGCAT
The DNA window shown above is from Thermomonospora umbrina and carries:
- a CDS encoding gamma-aminobutyraldehyde dehydrogenase → MTSDRTRLRNFVAGGYVDAEDGRTSEVIDPSTGEVYAEAPVSGDADIDTALKAAADAFPGWRDATPKDRSLALLRIADAIEARAQEIVEVESRNTGKPLHLTADEEIPPMVDNIRFFAGAARVLEGKSSGEYMEDHTSTIRREPIGVCAQVAPWNYPMMMAVWKFAPALAAGNTVVLKPSDTTPASTLLLAEIAAEFLPPGVFNVVCGDRDSGRALVEHPIPQMVSITGSVRAGMEVAASAAKDLKRVHLELGGKAPVVVFDDADIESAAAGIAGAGFFNAGQDCTAATRVLVNERLAGDFTAALTEQAKNTKVGAPSMADADFGPVNNANQLARVEGFVDRTPGHAEVTAGGGRVTGAGYDGGYFFAPTVVSGLKQDDEMVQNEIFGPVITVQTFSDEDQAVAWANGVKYGLSASVWTKDHGRAMRMTRRLDFGAVWVNTHIPFVSEMPHGGFKHSGYGKDLSMYGFEDYTRIKHVMHYIGD